ATGGCTGTAAAATGATGTGCCCAGCGACGATCTGAATAATGTGTAACACTTTTATTAACCGGTTCAAGTCTATAAAACTGTGATCAAAATTGGCTTTTGGACCAGCCGCTATGGGATACGATAGAGCAATAACAATATTTTCTCCAGATGGATCTTTATATCAAGTAGATTATGCTTTTGAAGCAGTAAAAAAAGGTTGGACTACATTAGGTATTAAGACAAAGTCAACCGTAGTAGTACTTGGAGAAAAGAAGAAGGCTTCTCAATTACTAGACTTAGATAGTATAGAAAAGGTATTTTTATTAGATGATCATGTAGGTTGCAGTTTCGCTGGCTTAGCCTCAGACGGTAGAGTATTGATAGACTATGCAAGGAATTCTGCACTTCAACATAGGCTTATTTATGATGAACCAATAACTGTGGATTATCTAACGAAATTAATCTCTGATGTTAAGCAAATGTACACACAGCATGGTGGAGTTAGACCTTTCGGAGTAGCTCTAATAATAGGCGGAGTAGATAATGGAGCAACAAAGCTCTTCATGACAGAGCCCAGTGGTCAATTCATGCCATATCAAGCTGTGGCTATAGGCCAAGGAGGATACACTGCTACAGAATATCTAGAAAAGAATTATAAGGAAGATTTGAACATAGAGGATACAATATTACTAGCTTTAAACGCACTTAAGTCTACATTGAAACCTGGAGAGAAGTTAGGACCAAGTAATGTAGAAATAGGTTACGCAACAGCTGATACTGGAGTCTTCAGGAAGTTAAGTGCAGAGGAAAAAGTACAATATTTACAAAAGTTGGGGTGAAAAAAATTAATGGCAAGACAAGATTATATAGTGATAAAATATGAGTCTCATGGTGAAAGGTTCGAAATACTTGTGAAGCCAAAAGAAGCAATGGCTTTTAGGGCTGGAAAGTCAATATCTCTTTCTGATGTTGTAATTTCTGATACTGTTTATAAGGATGTAAAAAAAGGCCTAAAAGCTTCTCCATCAGCATTAAAAAAAGTATTTGGAACCACTGATTTCGAAACAATAGTAAGAGAAATTTTATTGAAAGGAGAAATACCAATAACTGCAGAGCAGAGGAAGGAAATACTAGAAAACAAAAAGAAACAGTTAATAGATTTTATTCATAGTAATGCTATTGACCCAAAGACTCATTTACCCATACCACCAGCTAGAATAGAGGCAGCAATGGAAGAAGCAAGGGTGCAAATAGATATCAATAGAGACATTGAATCTCAGGCATTGCAAATAATTCATGAGTTAGCAAGAATAATACCAATTAAAGTAGCTAGAGCTACATTAGAAATAAAAGTCCCCGCTAAATATAGCTCTAAGGTAAAGTCTCAGTTGTCTAACCTTGGAAGCATTAAGAAAACTAACTGGCTAAATGATGGAACTTTGATTGCAGAATTGGAAATACCTGCAGGAGCACAAGAGGAAGTAATTGACAAATTAAATTCCTTAACTAAAGGAGAAGCAGAAGTAAAAGTTTTACAAGTGGTATAAAATGGATTCAACTCAAAATAATTCTAATAATAAAATTTACTTTAAATCTAGGAGTGTAATAGTTCCTGGAGATCTTATTGCAGAGGGAAATTTTCAAGTACCTTGGTCACCGTATATCTACAAGGTAAACACTAAGTATTATTCTACTGTAATAGGTATAATAGATCCTAAAGATTCAACTTTTGAAATAATACCTCTTGAAGGATCTCATTACTATCCAAGACTAGGAGATATTGTAATAGGGCTTGTAGAAGATGTAGAACTATATGGATGGGTTGTTGATATTAAGGCACCTTATTCGGCATATTTACCTGGGCTTTCTCTTTTAGGAAGACCAGTTAATGTAGGTGAAGATTTAAGGAAATACCTTGATATTGGAGATTATGTGATAGCCAAGGTAGAAAACTTTGATAGGACAATAAGCCCGGTATTAACTGTAAAAGGGAAAGGATTAGGAAGATTAAATAATGGTAAAATAATAGACATAATGCCAGTAAAAATTCCTAGGGTAATAGGAAAGAATAAGAGCATGTATGAATTATTAACGTCTGAAACAGGATGCGAGATGGTAGTTGCGCAAAATGGCCGTATATGGGCAAATTGTCCATCCAAAGATATGGAAGAAGTGTTATTTTTATCTGTAAAAACTATAGAAAGGGAATCTCATATTAAAGGTCTAACTGATAGAATAAAAGAATTAATAGAAAAGAAAAAAGGTGAGTTAAATGCTACAAATTCAAAAGCCTAAATTAATTTTGGATAACGGATTAAGATTAGATGGAAGGAAGCCAGATGAATTAAGACCGATGAAAATGGAAGTAGGAGTGTTAAAGAACGCAGATGGCTCAGCAATAGTAGAAGTTGGGAATACTAAAATCTTAGCGGCGGCTTATGGGCCTAGAGAAATGCACCCAAGACATCTAGCTTTACCGAATAGAGCAGTATTAAGAGTAAGATATCACATGACACCTTTTTCGACAGATGAAAGAAAGAATCCTGCACCTAGTAGGAGGGAAATTGAATTATCTAAAGTAATAAGAGAAGCATTGGAATCTCAAATACTTGTAGAACAGTTTCCTAGAACTTCCATTGATGTGTTCATGGAAGTGTTACAAGCCGATGCCGGAACAAGATTAGCATCTCTAATGGCAGCATCTTTAGCTGTAATCGATGCCGGTATCCCTGTAAGAGACTTAATAGCCGCAGTGGCAGTAGGTAAAGCTGATGGTGTTGTTGTCCTAGATTTAAATGAGCCTGAAGATATGTGGGGAGAAGCGGATATGCCAGTTGCAATGATGCCTTCTATTGGGCAAATAAATCTATTGCAGCTTAATGGAAACATGACTTCAGAAGAATTTAAGCAAGGAATGGAATTAGCGATGAAAGGAATAAATATTATTTATAACTTAGAAAAAGAGACTCTTAAAAACAAATATGCTGAATTAAAGGAGGAGTAAAATGTCAATAACACCACCAAACGAGAATATAGTTCCATTGATTAAAAGGGAAAGCATTCTAGCTAGTTTAGATAGGGGAATTAGGACAGATGGTAGGAAATTCAATGAATATAGACAATTAAGCATAACATTAGGTTACGCAAGGAAGGCAGATGGCTCAGCATTAGTTAAGCTTGGAGATACTACAGTCTTAGCTGGAGTTAAAGTAGAACCCGAGGAACCTTTTGAAGATACTCCAAACCAAGGTAACCTAGTAGTAAACGTAGAACTATTACCATTAGCATACGAAACATTTGAAGCTGGTCCTCCAGATGAAAATGCCATAGAATTATCCAGAGTTGTCGATAGAAGCCTTAGAGATTCTAAATCCATAGATTTGACTAAGTTAGTGATTGAAACTGGTAAGAAGATATGGACGATATGGGTAGACATATATGTTCTGGATTACGGTGGAAATATATTAGATGCGTGTACTCTAGCTGCTGTATCTGCGCTTTATGATGCTAAGTTACCTAAAGTTGTGAAGGAAGGCGATGAAATAAAAATTGTTAAGGAAGAGAAAGGTGATAAACTTCCAATGAATTTCCCAGTGGTTACAGTATCTGTAGCTAAAATAGGCAAACACTTAGTAGTTGATCCAGATTTAGACGAAGAAGGTATAATGGATGCGAAAATTTCACTCTCTTATACTCCAGAAGGTAGGATAGTTGGAATACAGAAGACAGGTATAGGTACGTTTACCTTAGCAGAAATAGATAATGTTGAAACCTTAGCTAGGTCTGTTAGTCAAAATTTATTGGAAGAACTTAAAAAGCAAATAAACATACAATAGGTGAATTAGAATGGCTAAATACAAGGTTGTAGGTATAGCAGGCAGATTTGGTCCTAGATATGGATCTACTTTGAGAAAAAGATGGAAGGAAGTAATGGAAAAGAGATATCAAGATTATCAATGCCCTGTATGTAAATCCGTTGGTACTGTAGCCAGATTAGCCAGTGGAATTTGGTATTGTAAAAAATGTAATGCGAAATGGGCTGGTCTTGCCTATACGCCATATTAATGTTCTTATAACTTCTAGTAGGGACGCATCGTATAGATTAAGAAGTTTTTTAAATGATTTGGAATGCGTTATTCCTAATTCTGTGAAGCATAATAGAGGGAAAAGTTCTATTAACGAGATATTTTTTCTTTGTAAGAAGTTGAATTGTAGATTTATTTTATATATAGATTCTAATAAAGGAAATCCAAGTAGGATACTGCTTTATGATTTTATTCAAGATAAAATAAGATACGAGCTGAAAATAATTGGCATATCTACATTGTCTGATTTCAAAATTAGAAGGAAAAGAATTGATAGAATTTGTATTAGAAATATTGAATGTAAGGAGCTTATTCCATTTTTAATTGATCTAAACTTATTTAATATCTCGTCATGTGATAATTTTGTAGATATGCTTAAAAAAGACGAGGTATGTGAAATGAAATTTGTTAGTAAATTTGAAAAGCTTGTAGGTCCTATAATTAGGATACATGATTTCAATAACTATCTCAATAGATGGAATACCTGACGATATAAGGGAAATAATTCGTAGTGCAATACTTTTGGAAAAAATAGACGAGAGATATGTTAGTATTACCGATCCTTTAAATATTAAAATTAAGGCAGAGGCAATAAGCCGAGGTAGGGCAATAATGAACTCTTATATATTTTGGCTCTATACAATTCTAAGAACATTAGAAGAGGTGGATAAGAGTGGCAGAAAAAATTCCCCCTGAGGTGCAGACTCAGTTAATAAAACTTCAGCAGTTACAAAAACAATTAGATAATTTAACATATGAGAGGAGTGTAATTGACAGCGAATTAAGGGAGATAAATAAGATCCTAGAGGAATTATCAAAACTAACTACAGATACGTCAGTATATAAGATTGTAGGTAATATTTTAGTTAAGAAAGATAAAACTGCAATAGAACAAGAATTGAATGATAGGAAAGAAATATTAGAACTGAGGAGCAGAACGTACTTAAAGCAGGAATCTTTATTAAGAAAACAATTCGAGGATTTACAGAAGAATGTTAATGATTTATTACAGAGGTATTACCCTCAGCTCAAAGGTTCGTCTAATCCTCCAAAAGCTTAAATTTTTTATAAATCTATAATTTTTACATAATGCTAAGAATATATGTAGATGACAGAGAAAAAAATAGTGGAATTCCAGAAATTCTTAAGAGTGATGGAGTAGCAGTTATAATAGAACAGTTAGACGTTGCAGATTACGTATTAGCTGATGGAGTAGCTGTAGAGAGAAAAAGTGTTTCTGATCTAGTTAATTCTGTTTTTGATAAGAGATTTTTTGATCAAATTAATAGATTAACTTCTGCTTATGAGAATGCCTTTTTACTCGTAGAAGGTAACTTAAATAGGATTAGAGAGATCACTGAAAGATGGAAAGCGATAAATTCTGCATTAATATCTATTATAGTGGACTATAATGTAAAGGTTGTATATTCTTCTGATAAGAGAGACTCTGCGGAAGTCTTAGTAAAACTTGCAGAAAAGTTTCAAGGTAATGAAGGTAGAAAGAGAACAATTAACCTTCATGATAAGCCTAAGTTTGAGAGTATTAAAGATATCCAACTTTACGTAGTAGAATCTCTTCCTAACATTGGTGAAGTTAATGCTAAAAAATTGTTAGAAAAATTTTCTACAATAAGAAATATATGTAATGCATCGATTTCGGATTTAGAGAGAGTTTTAGGCAGTAGAAAAAGAGCAGAAGAATTGTATAAAATTCTAATAACTCCTTACTCTCCTGAGTCTTCAAATTCTAATACCAAGAAATCCTTAATGGATTTTATATAAGAAACATGCAGACACATTTTAATACTTCTTAAACTTAGTACTAGTCGTATATTGGTGATTAGTTTTGGCGAAATATAAGACTACAGAACAAGTCTTAAGCTTGATGAAAGATATCGAAAGAGTTAGAAACATAGGAATCATAGCTCATGTAGATCACGGAAAAACTACAACAAGTGATACATTATTAGCAGCTGCAGGTATAATTTCACCTAAAGTTGCAGGAGAAGCTCTAGCATTGGATTATTTATCAGTTGAACAACAGAGAGGTATAACTGTAAAAGCCGCTAACGTCAGCCTATACCACGAAGTTGATGGTAAAGGATACGTAATTAACTTAATTGATACTCCAGGTCACGTCGATTTTAGCGGTAGAGTTACTAGGAGCTTAAGAGTTTTAGATGGATCTATAGTTGTAGTAGATTCTGTAGAAGGAGTAATGACCCAAACAGAAACTGTACTTAGGCAAAGTTTAGAAGAAAGAGTTAGGCCCATCTTATTTATCAACAAGATAGATAGACTTGTGAAAGAGCTAAAATTAGGACCTCAAGAAATGATGCAAAAACTACTTGATATAATAAAAAGCGTAAACGATTTAATAGAAATGTACGCTGAGCCAGAATTTAAAGATAAATGGATGGTTAACCCTACGCAAGGGACTGTAGTATTTGGTTCAGCAAAGGACAAGTGGGGTTTCACTTTACCTATTGCTCAGAAGAAAGGAATAAACATGAAAAACGTGATAGACGCTTATACTGCTCCTGATAAGAGTAAGCTTAATGAATTAGCTTCTCAAGTTCCAATTCATGAGGCATTATTAGATACTGTGATAAAATTCGTTCCAAATCCCAGAGATGCACAGAAATATAGAATTCCAAAAATATGGAAGGGAGAGATGGATAACGACTTAGTAAAATCTATGTTAAATGCTGATCCTAATGGGCCAATAGTGATGATGATAAACGATATGAAAGTAGATCCGCACGCAGGATTAGTTGCTACTGGTAGAGTATTCTCTGGAACTCTTAGATCTGGAGAAGAAGTGTGGTTAGTTAACGCAAAAGCTCCGCAGAAAATATTACAAGTCAGTATATACATGGGCCAGCTAAGAGAATTGGCAGATGAAATTCCTTCAGGTAATATAGCAGCAGTCTTAGGCCTAGATAAGGCAAGAGCTGGAGAAACTTTGGTTGACGTTAATTATAAAACTTTACAAGGAAGCTTTGAAAGCCTGCATTACGTATCAGAGCCAGTAGTCACTATAGCTGTAGAACCTAAGAATCCTAAAGATTTAACTAAAATGATAGATGCTTTAAGAAAATTAACAATTGAAGACCCTAACTTAGTCGTGAAAATTAATGAGGAAACCGGAGAATACTTATTATCAGGAATGGGATTCTTGCACTTAGAAGTATCGCTCCAGTTACTTAAGGATAATTACGGTATAGATGTTAACACTTCGCCACCTATTGTGGTATATAGAGAAAGCATCAGGGCTAAAAGTCAGGTATTTGAAGGAAAATCACCTAATAAACATAATAAGTTCTACATTAGTGTAGAACCGTTAAATGATCAAACTATCGAATTGATAGCTAATGGAACCATTAGGGAAGATATGGACTCTAAAGAGATGGCTAAGATCTTAAGGGATCAAGCAGAATGGGATTATGATGAAGCTAAGAGAATAATCGCTGTGGATGAAAATGTTAACCTATTTGTAGATATGACTAGTGGTATTCAGCATTTGAGAGAAATCATGGATACATTGTTACAAGGATTTAGGCTAGCAATGAGAGAAGGTCCTTTAGCACACGAACCAGTAAGAGGATTAAAAGTTGTACTGCATGATGCGGTTGTTCATGAAGATCCTGCCCATAGAGGTCCAGCACAACTTTATCCAGCAGTTAGAAACGCAATATTTGCAGGCTTCTTGACATCTAGACCCACACTGTTAGAGCCTTTACAAAAACTGGATATAAGAGTCCCAATGGATTTAGTAGGCAATGTAACTTCAGTACTTACAAGAAAAAGAGGAAAGATTCTAAATATGACACAAGTCGGTAATGTAGCGAGGATACTTGCAGAAATTCCAGTAGCTGACTCTTACGAATTAGCTAGTGATTTAAGAGGTTCAACGGGAGGTAGAGCCTTCTGGGGTACTGAGTTTAGCAGATGGGCTCCAGTGCCTGATAGCATCCTAATGGATACAGTAATGAAAATAAGGGAGAGGAAAGGATTACCAAAGCAAATACCAAAACCAGAAGATTTCTTATCGTGAATTTTTATGCAAGAGTTCAATATATTTTACGGTACTAGGGCAGTTATTTTTGATTTTGATAATACATTAGTTGAATTTAACCGCCATTCTAGAAAAGCGTTAGAAGCAGTAGCTAAAGATATGTCTGACTATTTTAACGATATTTCTTTTTCTCCGGGCTATGAGAAAATTCTCTCCATTTTAGTTTCTATCTCAGAAAAACTAGATAGTGAAGGAATATATGATAGGAATAAATGGTGGGAAGAAACACTAAATGAACTTAATTTAAAAGTTGAAAAAGATCAACTTTATGAGTGGACTTCATTATATTGGTCTATAGCTTCCAATAATCCAGTCTATGATGATGCTAAAGGGATTATTGAATATTTAAAAACAAAAGGTTATAAGTTGGGCATTTTAACTAACGATGATGGAGAAGGAGGAAATAAACTGCAGAGAATAAGAAAAACTGATATTTCTGCATATTTTGATAAGATAATAATAGCTGGTACTGATGGGGTTAAACCTAAGCCAAATATTCAACCATTTGTATATATTTGCGAACAATTAAATGAAAAAGTTGAAAATTGCATAATGATAGGAGACGACGCAGTAAAGGATTGTTTGGCTGCAAAAAAAGCTGGACTAAGAGCAATATTAATAGATAGAGAAAGCAAGGTTAAATTTGCTGAATTATATGCAGACTATGTTATACGCAGTTTGATGGAGTTAGAAGAATTTCTTTGAGACTTCATATATTTTGCTCATATACTCGTTTTCGAACTCTTTAGCTATAGAACTTAAATACAATTTATCGGTTGATGAAATTTTAAGTGAAGGCTTTCCTTCAATGTATACGGGTTTTCCGTATCTTATTCCTACTAATTTATGAAATGGCTTGACTGTAGCTAATCCATCCATTGACAGTATACCTCCATGTAATTTAAGCATTGTTTCATAAATTTCTCTGTCATTTAATTTATCTAAGATATTTACTAAATATGTTCTTAGGGGTGCTTGTATAGAACTCATATTTTGCATGATTTCATTTCTTAATTTTTCATATCTTATCTCTTCTAAGGTATTATCATTTAGAATTTTATTAAAAGTAAGTAAAAGATTAGTTATACATTCTTCTTCAGCAGGATTAACTTCATCGTTTGTTGAATGATATCCTTTATAATATCCTTCAAATGTAATACTAGGTATTCCATTCTTTATAAATGTATAACCGTCGCTATAAATTTCTGGCTCGTAGTGTATGTTATTAAAATATTTTTCAAATATAGAAGGCATAGAAGAGATAGCTTTAATCTTTAAATTACAAGGATCTATATTATCAAGGTTAATATTTAGAAGTATATCCATGTTCTTATTCTGAACTTCAAAGTACTTTCTTGATCCGTAACTCCAAGAAAACGATTGATATCCTAAAGCTCCCGCTTCTTCCGCAGTAAAGCTTACTAAATGTAATTCATATTTTTCTGAATTTAATTCTGGTAACATGCTTACGCTTAATAAGTTATCATGTTCTCCTTTAAACCAGTGATCGTGATGTGCAGTAATGTAAATCTTTTTTTCATATTTAGAATTTTTTATACATTCCAAAATATATCCAGCACTTTCTCTTATACTTACATTAGCTTTTATGCTTAATTTACTTTCAATTCTATCTTCTTCGCTTTTAGGTATTATTATTCCAGGTATCTTTGGTGGAGCAGTAGGAAAAAGATTAAGAAGAGGATCTGATTTAATAACAAATTTGCTTCTTTTATCCGTAAAGAAAACTACAGCCAAGCAGTTATTCTCTACAGCTTTTATATAAGATCTAGGTATCTCGAATAAATTATTTATTTTCACTCTTAATATGGAATCTTTACATTCTTCTGTAGAGTCAACTAATTTTCCTTCGATATCTATATTAGGAGAATATGGTAGATATTCAGCGCTCTCTATTTTAGACTTACCAATGATTTCGTGAGATTCAGAATAGTTTAAGACTGGAATTGGTATAACTCTAGTCTCATCACATTTATCGAAGAGCTTTCTAATTCTGTTTACCATTTTATCCTCTTTTTTATCTCCAGCAAATATTTCGCCTAAACTTGATAATTCTTTTACTCTTTCTACTATCATAATCTCTATGGAGTTACAAGAGACTATAAAGAATATCTTTCCAGAAGATGGAATATATGAAGTTATATTAGGTACTAAAGGCGAAACAGAGAATATATCGCCAATAGGAATTATACTTGACCAAGGTAAACTTAGAGTAAAATTATACAAAGATACCACAACATATCAGAATATTCTTATTTATCCTTACTGTTCAATTAACGTGATAGTAGATAGTCCAGAAATATTTTATCTTACATTATTTAACAAGGCAGTCAATTATAATCTAATTCACGGTTTACCAGTTGTTTCCGAGAATGTTATATTTTCTTCTTGTAAAGTAACGGAAGATGCTCCAGAATATGTTATTTTATCTTTAGAGCCGTTTGATGCTAAATGCTCTAAAACTCATGTTAGAGCATTTAATAGGGGTAACTGTTTATTTATAGATTTACTAGTCAATATTACAAGATTAAATATTTTTTCTAAGGAAGAGCTCGATTCAATGTTAAAAATAATTTCTTATGAGATTAAAGTTATTAAAAAAACTCAACCTAACTTAATAGATATAGTTCAAGAGATAGAGGACATAATAAGATCAAAAGGTTATAAACTAGAATAATGCTTCTCTATGTATGGAGTATAGAATTGCCTTACTACCAGGAGACGGAATAGGACCGGAGATAGTAGCACAATCTAAGAAAATCTTGTCCAAACTTGTAGAAAATTATGCATTGAACTTACAAATTTCTGAGGTAGAGGCAGGAGATTCGGCATTGACAAAGTACGGCGATCCATTACCTAAACAAACCTTGGATATAATAAACAAGTCTGATATCATATTAAAAGGGCCTGTAGGAGAAAGTGCAATGGATGTAGTAGTAAAATTAAGGCAGATGTATGACATGTATGCCAATATAAGACCTGCTAAATCTCTGCCAAACGTTCCTAACAGATACGGTAACGTTGATATATTAATTGTTCGTGAAAATACCGAGGATTTGTATAAAGGTTTAGAATTCATGCTTTCAGAAGATACTTCAGTAGGTCTAAAGGTAATAACTAGGAAAGCATCAGAAAGAATAGTTAAGGTTGCATTGAAATATGCATCAGAAAGGAATAAGAAAATTACATGCGTTCATAAAGCAAATGTTATGAGAATTACAGATGGACTTTTTGCAAAAGTATGTAGAGAACTTCTAAAAGGTAGCGAGGTTAAATTCGAAGAAATGTATGTCGACGCAGCTGCTGCAAATTTAGTTAGAGACCCTTCAAGATTTGATGTAATAGTCACTACCAATGTTTATGGTGATATTTTGAGTGATGAAGCTGCTCAAATAGCTGGAAGTCTTGGTTTAGCTCCTTCAGCAAATATAGGGGATTCTAAAGCATTGTTTGAGCCTGTTCATGGTGCTGCTTTTGATATTGCTGGTAAAAACATGGCTAATCCTACAGCGTTTCTACTTTCAGTTTCTATGATGTTAGACTATATATATTCCTTATCTAAAGAAATTAAATATAGAAACGCATCGATTTCTTTGCAAAATGCTATAAATGAAGTATATAAAGAAGGGAAGAATTTAACTCCAGATATAGGGGGTTCTGCAAAGCTGTCTGATTTAGTTGACGTTATATACTCCAAAATAACGTAGTTCACGTAATGTTTTTAAACCAAAATTTTATTTTTCATTTGGTGGTACGAATTATCCTCAATGAAAGCGTTATCTACTAAATTCGATTTGAAATCCGTTGAGAGTGAAGTCATACAATATTGGAATTCTAATAGTATATATGATAAATTAAAGAAATCAAATCAAGAAACCAGATCTAAAAAATTCCTATTTATCGACGGTCCTCCATATCCTTCTGCCCCGATACCCCATATAGGCACAATATGGAATAAAGTAATAAAGGACTGTATTCTACGTTTCAAGAGAATAGAAGGCTATAAGGTTTATGATCAACCGGGTTATGATACGCATGGTTTACCAATAGAAGTAGCAGTAGAGAAAAAACTTGGAGTATCTAGAAAACAAGATATTATAGATAAAATAGGAGTGGATAAATTTATTCAAGAATGTAAGAACTTTGCTTTAAATAATGCTAATTCAATGACTGAAAACTTCAAGAATGTTGGAGTTTTTATGGATTGGAATAATCCATATTATACACTCAAAAACGAATATATCAGTAATTCATGGTCACTAGTAAAGAGGGCTTATGAAAGAGAACTTCTTACAAAAGACGTTGAAGTTTTACACTGGTGTCCAAGGTGTGAAACTACTTTATCGGATTACGAAGTTTCAGAATATAAGGATCTTGAAGACCCTGCAATATATGTGAAATTTAAGGTCATTGGAGAAGAGAATAAGTATTTAGTTATTTGGACTACCACTCCGTGGACAATTCCTGCTAACGTATTTGTAATGGTTAACTCTCAGTTTGACTATGCA
This genomic interval from Acidianus sp. HS-5 contains the following:
- a CDS encoding M28 family peptidase — its product is MIVERVKELSSLGEIFAGDKKEDKMVNRIRKLFDKCDETRVIPIPVLNYSESHEIIGKSKIESAEYLPYSPNIDIEGKLVDSTEECKDSILRVKINNLFEIPRSYIKAVENNCLAVVFFTDKRSKFVIKSDPLLNLFPTAPPKIPGIIIPKSEEDRIESKLSIKANVSIRESAGYILECIKNSKYEKKIYITAHHDHWFKGEHDNLLSVSMLPELNSEKYELHLVSFTAEEAGALGYQSFSWSYGSRKYFEVQNKNMDILLNINLDNIDPCNLKIKAISSMPSIFEKYFNNIHYEPEIYSDGYTFIKNGIPSITFEGYYKGYHSTNDEVNPAEEECITNLLLTFNKILNDNTLEEIRYEKLRNEIMQNMSSIQAPLRTYLVNILDKLNDREIYETMLKLHGGILSMDGLATVKPFHKLVGIRYGKPVYIEGKPSLKISSTDKLYLSSIAKEFENEYMSKIYEVSKKFF
- a CDS encoding isocitrate/isopropylmalate dehydrogenase family protein encodes the protein MEYRIALLPGDGIGPEIVAQSKKILSKLVENYALNLQISEVEAGDSALTKYGDPLPKQTLDIINKSDIILKGPVGESAMDVVVKLRQMYDMYANIRPAKSLPNVPNRYGNVDILIVRENTEDLYKGLEFMLSEDTSVGLKVITRKASERIVKVALKYASERNKKITCVHKANVMRITDGLFAKVCRELLKGSEVKFEEMYVDAAAANLVRDPSRFDVIVTTNVYGDILSDEAAQIAGSLGLAPSANIGDSKALFEPVHGAAFDIAGKNMANPTAFLLSVSMMLDYIYSLSKEIKYRNASISLQNAINEVYKEGKNLTPDIGGSAKLSDLVDVIYSKIT
- a CDS encoding DUF447 domain-containing protein, which encodes MELQETIKNIFPEDGIYEVILGTKGETENISPIGIILDQGKLRVKLYKDTTTYQNILIYPYCSINVIVDSPEIFYLTLFNKAVNYNLIHGLPVVSENVIFSSCKVTEDAPEYVILSLEPFDAKCSKTHVRAFNRGNCLFIDLLVNITRLNIFSKEELDSMLKIISYEIKVIKKTQPNLIDIVQEIEDIIRSKGYKLE